The following coding sequences lie in one Panicum virgatum strain AP13 chromosome 6N, P.virgatum_v5, whole genome shotgun sequence genomic window:
- the LOC120678854 gene encoding methionine aminopeptidase 2B, whose amino-acid sequence MKLDFGTHIDGHIVDCAFTVAFNPMYGPLLQATRDATNTGIKEAGIDARLCDVGAAIQEVMESYEVEINGKVFQVKSIRNLNGHSIAPYQIHAGKSVPIVKGGEQTKMEEGEFYAIETFGSTGKGIVREDLECSHYMKNFDVGHVPLRMAKAKQLLGTINNNFGTLSFCRRYLDRLGETKYLMALKSLCENHIVQPYPPLCDVKGSYVSQLEHTILLWPTCKEVISRGDDY is encoded by the exons ATGAAGCTGGATTTTGGAACACATATAGATG GGCACATTGTTGATTGTGCATTTACTGTTGCATTTAATCCGATGTATGGTCCATTGCTTCAAGCAACAAGAGATGCCACAAATACTGGGATCAAG GAAGCTGGAATAGATGCAAGGCTTTGTGATGTTGGTGCTGCAATCCAGGAAGTAATGGAGTCATATGAGGTTGAAATCAACGGAAAAGTTTTCCAAG TAAAAAGTATTCGGAACCTCAATGGACACAGCATTGCGCCTTATCAGATCCATGCTGGAAAATCAGTTCCGATTGTGAAAGGTGGGGAGCAGACAAAAATGGAGGAGGGAGAGTTTTATGCAATTGAAACTTTTGGATCTACCG GAAAGGGAATTGTCAGGGAGGACTTGGAATGCAGCCATTACATGAAGAACTTTGATGTTGGGCATGTGCCTTTGAGGATGGCAAAGGCTAAGCAGCTACTTGGGACCATCAATAACAACTTTGGAACACTCTCTTTCTGCCGCCGGTACTTGGACCGCCTTGGTGAGACAAAGTACCTCATGGCTCTGAAAAGTCTATGTGAAAATCATATTGTTCAG CCATACCCTCCATTGTGCGACGTGAAAGGGAGCTATGTCTCACAGTTGGAGCACACCATCTTACTCTGGCCAACCTGCAAAGAGGTCATTTCGAGAGGCGACGACTACTGA
- the LOC120678876 gene encoding uncharacterized protein LOC120678876 isoform X2, producing MLGAVQQTLTSVFVASSPSSASSTQVRAAPGRRKWPPRRRRRYSRGWPGSEPSPSPAALRPGSWTSSASFTTARSRTPAPFWHVCWHRNLEKLAGNGAKMVIISNSSRRSSVTMDKLKSLGFDTSCFLATITSGELTHQHLLKRNDPWFAALGRKCIHITWGNRGAISLEGLGLQVVNNVDDAEFILAHGTEALGSPSGDPLPKSLEELEQVLMLGLERRLPMVVANPDYVTVEARDLRVMPGTLAAKYENLGGEVKWMGKPDKVIYNSAMSLAGVGAHECIMVGDSLHHDIKGANASGIASAFITGGIHAAELGLGESGETAGEDAVNTLCSKHGSYPSYVLPSFTW from the exons ATGCTGGGTGCAGTTCAACAAACGCTCACATCGGTTTTCGTCGCATCGAGTCCATCCTCCGCTTCGTCCACCCAGGtccgggcggcgccggggcggaGAAAatggcctccgcggcggcggcgccggtatTCGAGAGGGTGGCCGGGATCCGAGCCATCGCCGAGTCCGGCAGCTTTAAG GCCTGGTTCTTGGACCAGTTCGGCGTCCTTCACGACGGCAAGAAGCCGTACCCCGGCGCCATTTTGGCATGTATGTTGGCACAGAAATT TGGAGAAGCTTGCGGGGAATGGGGCGAAGATGGTGATAATCAGCAATTCCTCTAGGCGGTCGTCTGTGACAATGGATAAGCTGAAGAGCCTGGGTTTCGATACATCTTGTTTCCTTGCGACCATCACCAGTGGGGAGCTCACACATCAACACCTTCTCAA GAGGAATGATCCATGGTTTGCTGCCCTTGGAAGAAAGTGTATCCATATCACCTGGGGCAATCGCGGCGCAATTTCTCTAGAG GGTCTTGGTTTGCAAGTTGTGAACAATGTTGATGATGCAGAGTTTATATTAGCCCATGGTACTGAAGCCCTTGGTTCACCTTCCGGTGACCCTCTTCCCAAAAGTCTTGAGGAGCTTGAGCAGGTTCTAATGCTTGGCCTAGAAAGGCGACTTCCAATGGTGGTAGCTAATCCAGATTATGTCACTGTCGAAGCTCGAGATTTACGTGTCATGCCTG GCACTCTGGCAGCTAAATATGAGAATCTTGGTGGTGAAGTGAAATGGATGGGGAAGCCTGATAAG GTGATCTATAACTCAGCAATGTCCCTAGCTGGAGTTGGTGCTCATGAATGTATCATGGTGGGTGATTCACTGCATCACGACATCAAAGGGGCAAATGCATCAGGAATCGCATCTGCGTTCATTACTGGAGGGATTCATGCAGCTGAACTTGGGCTCGGTGAATCTGGAGAAACTGCTGGGGAGGATGCCGTCAATACACTCTGTAGCAAGCATGGATCATACCCCTCATATGTTTTGCCTTCATTTACATGGTAG
- the LOC120678877 gene encoding 60S ribosomal protein L7-2-like codes for MGSGGDEASRTVPPLALGGTREELAFVKETVLKKRKENADWAVRNRERKAAKRLRIREENKAVVKRPEEFVAAFRNKERDFLRMRTRLKVRKQPPADALSSKLIFAIRIPGSVDLHPHIRKILRKLRLTKVLTGVFLKATELTLKRLLVVEPFVTYGFPNLKNVKELIYKKGRGFLDKEPFPLTSNDLIEKALGDHGIICLEDLVHEIATIGPHFQDASKFLMPFKLKCPERRLQMKKKPYKDGGDSGDRGDKINELIEKLN; via the exons ATGGGTAGCGGCGGGGATGAGGCCTCGCGGACAGTCCCGCCGCTGGCGCTGGGGGGCACACGGGAGGAGCTGGCGTTCGTCAAGGAGACGGTGCTGAAGAAGCGCAAGGAGAACGCGGACTGGGCGGTCCGGAACCGGGAGCGCAAGGCGGCGAAGCGCCTGCGCATCCGCGAGGAGAACAAGGCCGTCGTCAAGCGCCCGGAGGAGTTCGTCGCGGCGTTCCGGAACAAGGAGCGCGACTTCCTGCGGATGAGGACCCGCCTCAAGGTCCGCAAGCAGCCGCCCGCCGATGCGCTCAGCTCCAAGCTCATCTTCGCGATCCGCATCCCTGG CTCTGTGGACTTGCATCCGCACATCAGAAAGATCTTGAGGAAGCTACGGCTGACGAAGGTCCTCACCGGCGTGTTCCTTAAGGCCACCGAGTTGACGCTCAAGAGGCTACTCGTGGTTGAACCGTTCGTCACCTACGG GTTCCCgaacttgaagaatgtgaaagaGCTTATTTACAAGAAGGGCCGTGGGTTCTTGGACAAGGAGCCTTTCCCTCTTACCAGCAACGATCTAATTGAGAAG GCTCTTGGGGACCATGGCATCATATGCTTGGAAGACCTTGTGCACGAAATTGCCACTATTGGGCCACACTTCCAGGACGCGTCAAAGTTCCTCATGCCCTTCAAGCTCAAGTGTCCAGAGAGGAGGctgcagatgaagaagaagcccTACAAGGATGGTGGTGACTCAGGCGACCGAGGCGACAAAATCAACGAACTAATTGAGAAGTTGAACTAA
- the LOC120678855 gene encoding 60S ribosomal protein L38-like, with amino-acid sequence MRPSTVGSRAQLFARVLSTRCYIIFSPPSRRRLCHFLLPVGSQPPPREEELGDSRSHEKMPKQIHEIKDFLLTARRKDARSVKIKRSKDVVKFKVRCSKYLYTLCVFDAEKAIKLKQSLPPGLTVQEV; translated from the exons ATGCGGCCTTCTACCGTGGGCTCCAGAGCCCAGCTATTTGCTAGGGTTTTATCTACCAGGTGCTATATAATCTTCTCCCCTCCCTCACGCCGCCGTCTCTGCCATTTCCTTCTTCCCGTGGgatcccagccgccgccgcgagaaGAAGAGCTCGGCGACTCACGGTCTCACGAGAAGATG CCGAAGCAGATCCATGAGATCAAGGACTTCCTTCTCACCGCGAGGAGGAAGGATGCCCGGTCTGTGAAGATCAAGAGGAGCAAGGATGTTGTCAAATTCAAGGTGCGCTGCTCCAAGTACTTGTACACCCTCTGCGTCTTCGATGCTGAGAAGGCAATCAAGTTGAAGCAATCTCTTCCCCCAG GTTTGACCGTCCAGGAGGTTTGA
- the LOC120678876 gene encoding uncharacterized protein LOC120678876 isoform X3, which translates to MLGAVQQTLTSVFVASSPSSASSTQVRAAPGRRKWPPRRRRRYSRGWPGSEPSPSPAALRPGSWTSSASFTTARSRTPAPFWHLVVAVEKLAGNGAKMVIISNSSRRSSVTMDKLKSLGFDTSCFLATITSGELTHQHLLKRNDPWFAALGRKCIHITWGNRGAISLEGLGLQVVNNVDDAEFILAHGTEALGSPSGDPLPKSLEELEQVLMLGLERRLPMVVANPDYVTVEARDLRVMPGTLAAKYENLGGEVKWMGKPDKVIYNSAMSLAGVGAHECIMVGDSLHHDIKGANASGIASAFITGGIHAAELGLGESGETAGEDAVNTLCSKHGSYPSYVLPSFTW; encoded by the exons ATGCTGGGTGCAGTTCAACAAACGCTCACATCGGTTTTCGTCGCATCGAGTCCATCCTCCGCTTCGTCCACCCAGGtccgggcggcgccggggcggaGAAAatggcctccgcggcggcggcgccggtatTCGAGAGGGTGGCCGGGATCCGAGCCATCGCCGAGTCCGGCAGCTTTAAG GCCTGGTTCTTGGACCAGTTCGGCGTCCTTCACGACGGCAAGAAGCCGTACCCCGGCGCCATTTTGGCAT TTGGTTGTTGCAGTGGAGAAGCTTGCGGGGAATGGGGCGAAGATGGTGATAATCAGCAATTCCTCTAGGCGGTCGTCTGTGACAATGGATAAGCTGAAGAGCCTGGGTTTCGATACATCTTGTTTCCTTGCGACCATCACCAGTGGGGAGCTCACACATCAACACCTTCTCAA GAGGAATGATCCATGGTTTGCTGCCCTTGGAAGAAAGTGTATCCATATCACCTGGGGCAATCGCGGCGCAATTTCTCTAGAG GGTCTTGGTTTGCAAGTTGTGAACAATGTTGATGATGCAGAGTTTATATTAGCCCATGGTACTGAAGCCCTTGGTTCACCTTCCGGTGACCCTCTTCCCAAAAGTCTTGAGGAGCTTGAGCAGGTTCTAATGCTTGGCCTAGAAAGGCGACTTCCAATGGTGGTAGCTAATCCAGATTATGTCACTGTCGAAGCTCGAGATTTACGTGTCATGCCTG GCACTCTGGCAGCTAAATATGAGAATCTTGGTGGTGAAGTGAAATGGATGGGGAAGCCTGATAAG GTGATCTATAACTCAGCAATGTCCCTAGCTGGAGTTGGTGCTCATGAATGTATCATGGTGGGTGATTCACTGCATCACGACATCAAAGGGGCAAATGCATCAGGAATCGCATCTGCGTTCATTACTGGAGGGATTCATGCAGCTGAACTTGGGCTCGGTGAATCTGGAGAAACTGCTGGGGAGGATGCCGTCAATACACTCTGTAGCAAGCATGGATCATACCCCTCATATGTTTTGCCTTCATTTACATGGTAG
- the LOC120678876 gene encoding acid sugar phosphatase-like isoform X1, which produces MLHSIRPCQNSCAWIRWLVVDALAGKMTGDGLTFAGRRLSNLADAGCSSTNAHIGFRRIESILRFVHPGPGGAGAEKMASAAAAPVFERVAGIRAIAESGSFKAWFLDQFGVLHDGKKPYPGAILALEKLAGNGAKMVIISNSSRRSSVTMDKLKSLGFDTSCFLATITSGELTHQHLLKRNDPWFAALGRKCIHITWGNRGAISLEGLGLQVVNNVDDAEFILAHGTEALGSPSGDPLPKSLEELEQVLMLGLERRLPMVVANPDYVTVEARDLRVMPGTLAAKYENLGGEVKWMGKPDKVIYNSAMSLAGVGAHECIMVGDSLHHDIKGANASGIASAFITGGIHAAELGLGESGETAGEDAVNTLCSKHGSYPSYVLPSFTW; this is translated from the exons ATGTTACATTCCATCCGGCCTTGTCAAAATTCCTGTGCATGGATCCGTTGGTTGGTGGTTGATGCGCTAGCGGGGAAGATGACCGGCGACGGCCTCACATTTGCCGGCCGGCGACTGTCCAATCTCGCCGATGCTGGGTGCAGTTCAACAAACGCTCACATCGGTTTTCGTCGCATCGAGTCCATCCTCCGCTTCGTCCACCCAGGtccgggcggcgccggggcggaGAAAatggcctccgcggcggcggcgccggtatTCGAGAGGGTGGCCGGGATCCGAGCCATCGCCGAGTCCGGCAGCTTTAAG GCCTGGTTCTTGGACCAGTTCGGCGTCCTTCACGACGGCAAGAAGCCGTACCCCGGCGCCATTTTGGCAT TGGAGAAGCTTGCGGGGAATGGGGCGAAGATGGTGATAATCAGCAATTCCTCTAGGCGGTCGTCTGTGACAATGGATAAGCTGAAGAGCCTGGGTTTCGATACATCTTGTTTCCTTGCGACCATCACCAGTGGGGAGCTCACACATCAACACCTTCTCAA GAGGAATGATCCATGGTTTGCTGCCCTTGGAAGAAAGTGTATCCATATCACCTGGGGCAATCGCGGCGCAATTTCTCTAGAG GGTCTTGGTTTGCAAGTTGTGAACAATGTTGATGATGCAGAGTTTATATTAGCCCATGGTACTGAAGCCCTTGGTTCACCTTCCGGTGACCCTCTTCCCAAAAGTCTTGAGGAGCTTGAGCAGGTTCTAATGCTTGGCCTAGAAAGGCGACTTCCAATGGTGGTAGCTAATCCAGATTATGTCACTGTCGAAGCTCGAGATTTACGTGTCATGCCTG GCACTCTGGCAGCTAAATATGAGAATCTTGGTGGTGAAGTGAAATGGATGGGGAAGCCTGATAAG GTGATCTATAACTCAGCAATGTCCCTAGCTGGAGTTGGTGCTCATGAATGTATCATGGTGGGTGATTCACTGCATCACGACATCAAAGGGGCAAATGCATCAGGAATCGCATCTGCGTTCATTACTGGAGGGATTCATGCAGCTGAACTTGGGCTCGGTGAATCTGGAGAAACTGCTGGGGAGGATGCCGTCAATACACTCTGTAGCAAGCATGGATCATACCCCTCATATGTTTTGCCTTCATTTACATGGTAG